The Lolium rigidum isolate FL_2022 chromosome 2, APGP_CSIRO_Lrig_0.1, whole genome shotgun sequence genomic interval TACAAGCATGCAACCTTCATGCATTCAAACTTACTTCATTCTTCGTTCAATTTTCTATGATTAACAATTTAAATAAATTTAAACACAATTCTTATAAGTATATTTAGGTCATGTTTAACATGTTTATATTATATTATTGTACAACATCTAAGTGAGATTGGTCATGGTTCACACACTTTATTTGGAAAATCCGCGCACTCTCTATTTTGCTCCAAATAACTTGGATCGAATGAAGTTCTTATAAATTATAATTAGCACACTACATTTCGTGGAAATATAGCTTACAATACTACTTGAGAAGTCAAAAAATATGAAAGTCGTGATATTCCTCTTAACAATTGTGCACTAATGTTTTGATGCAGTTTTCTTCTATAGATCTAGTATTCATTGTTGCTAATAAATGTTGCTAAACCATATATGTACTTTACTAGTAagcgtgcacgtgcaacgcaTGTTCCATACTTATAAAGGCATTTAAATGCATCTCGAAATACATGATCCATACACCTAGTTACATAAAATGCATAATTAAATAAATGTATTATAATAGTTACATAAATACTTAGAAAACATGAACCAAGCAACAACGTCTATTATGCTTCTTTCATAAAAGTCCATCTACGTATGTCATCTATAATGCTTCGTTCCATGGCTGGGATATTGTTTAGAGCCTCATTCCCCTCGTACTTCAAAATGTGAACCACAAATTGCCTCCTCATTTCAATATCATCCTACATACGGGTTATACAAACTTATTATAAAAAAAATTGATAGTATCACTTATAAAAATTCGCATGTTGTAAATACTTACCATGGGTATTGGAAAATGGAGCACTCCATCATACCAAGAGTGCATAAAATTGAAAATCAAATAACCTGACAGAGCACTGCATGTTTGAAATGTTAAATTGTGCGTTGAATTATTAAAGATTGTAATGCATTGACAAGATCCATACCCGTTAGAGTTTGTCGGAATAACGGGAACTTTGCATCCCCATTTGAATATGTCCTCGTTGAATGCAGGGTTTGCATGTCGAAGtgaatggtttagattttttaccatagttttaaaaatatttttgccCATACCAGGTATTGGAAGAGGGTCTAAAATAGTGACAACTTTTTTGTTTTTATCCAAGACGAATAATTGAAATAGCCCAAAAGTATCGCAAGGCAATAAAATCTGCAAGGATGCATATAATTTGAAATGTATTAATAATTAGGACCAAACAAACCACTGTTAGTAACGTTTAATTAAAAACTTACCATATTGTATTCTGAGATATGGTACTCATTGCTATCAGGCCAACATTCAAACAAATGTGACAACTTAGTAATATCCAACTTTTCATTGCGCCTTGGATCTCGTGCATATTGGGACATCCACTAAAAAATAATAAGACATATTAGTAGAATGAAAAAAATGTAATATGTGATAATAGTAACTTACACAAAAGTTCAGATCCATGTAATGAACGGGAATATCTCTAACAAGCTGGATGTCATGGCATGCTAGTATCCGCACAGCCATGTTAAAGCAATTTGCGTCCATATATTCATCCACCTTCAATATGTTCCTTATCTGTCTTAGAGTTAATCTAATTGGATAAGGATTAGAGCTTATCACCCATTCGGTACTGCGAAAGAGAAATTTTGTGAAGTACAATTACAAACATGTAACACAAAATAAACTTAGAGAAAAAGGATGCTTACTCCAATGATTGGACATCATCAACCATGCTAATGCGTAAGCAAAGTTCATCTATTAAGTCGAGTTTGTTGGTTTGAAAGACGGTGAAAGGCCCAATGATAGTGATAGAGGCTCCACTTCTGATGATTCCATTAAGTTGGCCTTTGTTGGATCGAGGGGCGGTAAAAGCACCAATGACGGTGACACGATCTTAACTTTTGATGATGAGTTTGATATTTTTGTTTTTTAGGTGGATCATCCAGAATCATACAATCGGTGGGATCCGTGTTATCGTCCTCATCAAGGGACAAATCTCGATTTCTTATGTCATCATTGTTCAATTCCGAATCGACCAATATTACCGCCAATTTTGTCCTAAAATTTATCATGTGTTCCTAGCAAGTAGTAATCAGAATTAGCTTCTAAAATAAGAATAATAATAATACAATATTTAACGCATGATACCAAGTGAAATACACCTGGTAAAAAATGTCAGACAAAATATTTCATGTCCAGTATTCCATGAAATTTAACATCCACAATCCACACGATGACCTGCAAGATTAGATAAACATATATTTTTAGCATACTCAATATAAACATTACCATGGGCTTAATACAAAAATTAGTTGGTAGAAAAGGACACTTATCAGAAAAAAAGTTAATACTAAATGTTTCAAGGACCAGAAAAAATCAACAAAGCATGGATATAATAAAATTTCCATGAAATCTCACGGTATgattgttgcacccccatggggctctcacagcgatCTGGACTTGCGGCCGTCCGATGCGCTGATGTGGCGCGCTCTCCGCCGTCCGTTCTGGCCAGGGCGCGCGGCCCTCCCGCGGACCCGAATTTTTATCCACGGGTCCTGAAAAGCCCGCTCGGCCCGATATCGCGCTCCACCAATCCCTCGCTTCCGGTAGGAAACCTACCCAATCCCTGGCCGCCTCGCTCgttctcctcctctctcctcgcgcCCGCATCCCCGCCGCCGCACACCTCTCTTCCCTCTCCTTCTCTCCCTGCACCGCCGGTTGAGAGCGGGAGCGACGCCGCCGCAGGTGGAGCACGTCGTGAGCGCCGAGGAGCGTCGTTGCCGGTGGAGCCGCCGCCGGTGGAGCGCGTCGCGAGCGCGCGGAGAGGCGCCCCCGGTGGAGCCGACGCAGTGGAGCGCGTCACAGCGCGGGGGAGCGGCGCCGCTGGTGGAGCATGGCGTGACCCGCTCGGCCACGACCCACCCGCGCCAGCCGGCGGCTGCTCTGGCTCCTGCTCGGCCACGAACCACCCACGCTCGCCGATGCGAACAAGGTCGAGCACGAGCACGCATCCTCTCCCCAATCCTATCGCCccttcttcgtcctcctccaaTCCCCTCCCATGGCTGCTCCTCCCCAATCCCGCACGAGTTCGCTcgtcctcttctcctccttcccctCCACCTCCCATGCCACTCTTCCTCCTACCAGGCTGCCCTCTTCTTCCACACCCTCATCTCCACCCCCACTGCCGGCACTCCCGCGCCTCCAATCGTCACCGAGCTCCTCTACCTCCACCACGTCCCTTTTCATGTATGTGCTGGCTGGTGGAGCTCCCTTCCGGAATAAGTTCACCTACGAGTCCATACCCCTTCTCCCCTCCTCTTTgtctccctctccccctctctctcgatcaccatATATAGATCCTCATCTATATTTGTGCAGGTTTTGGTTTATCTTTGCGTAGAAGGTGTTTGGCAAAAATCCTGCAAGGAAACTATGTCTTATCTTTGCTCCATTGTTTACTCAGTAATTTCGTTTTTCTGAAATATGGTCCAATCAACTCgaattgtagatctagatattTGCAACAAGTTTGGAAATATGGGTTCTGGTTGTGCAATGCACATATTTGCATTTGATAAGAACTGAACTAACTATGTTTCTCTTAGGATCCTACCATTAGACGTCGTTGCTGGCCAAGCTCCGTCTCCTCTGCGCAAGGGAGAAGGAAGCATCCCGGAAATGGCGCAAGGGCGTGCGGCGCAGCTACCTCCTCCAACTTCTCCCGCTGCCAAAATTGGGTTGGCCACCTCCGCAGGGAATAGCTCCTCCCGAACTGATGATATTTGTTATGCTTCACAAAGTTTCTACCGTGGAATACTTTTGCAAAGAATGTATCTATTCAGAtgttttcttttgtttaggcatgtAGGTTTTACTTACTCCTGCCTTTTCACTTACTCCTGCCTTTTCACTTTCATGCATTAGCAGGTCTGATCTGGAATCTGTATTGGTGTCTGTTCTAAAAAACCATCTTTGCAGATAAGCTTCATTGATCCAGTAGTACCTTTGGCCATGGTGACCTTGCCATATCTACATGTCTTTTTCTATTTGGTATGgtgctttacttgttcattttatttttttatgtctCAATATTTCTTAGGTTGGTACATAGTTCAGTTTATGAGCTAACGAGACAACAACATTATTAGTCTAGCGGAATATGCACTTATCCTTGAGATGATGAATAAAAGGAAAGAAATCATATTGTTCAATGTGGCTGAGTTAATTGTTTTGTTTGTTTGC includes:
- the LOC124690580 gene encoding uncharacterized protein LOC124690580 — its product is MVDDVQSLDTEWVISSNPYPIRLTLRQIRNILKVDEYMDANCFNMAVRILACHDIQLVRDIPVHYMDLNFCWMSQYARDPRRNEKLDITKLSHLFECWPDSNEYHISEYNMDDIEMRRQFVVHILKYEGNEALNNIPAMERSIIDDIRRWTFMKEA